In Penicillium psychrofluorescens genome assembly, chromosome: 5, a single window of DNA contains:
- a CDS encoding uncharacterized protein (ID:PFLUO_007706-T1.cds;~source:funannotate), which yields MCEGSGEPATSPSSTSTASRPKAIARALIAQPSSVHSYNLFTCDQERHSFSFFLAKTAPQLAGDFKCAFWERLLLQSTHHEPAIRHLTVALGSLHQHFELNVGNPFRSGALAVHSSFALRQYLRAIRCLMPAPNSSQPMDAMRGHYGSAITHITSGLKILSELRANTSSASISGVSNLGRTSYIPTDVLCGLFTRLDMQAMVSVINLDRPIVFHSLAEAREMLEIYTHYHRQRSTELQGKYKQAKQINVASLSAVALRDISLSLLRRWSGALNAFLHKHSASLTDCERRGAAQLQLRQIDSFIALDVTQTTGEAEPDDQIRWDRYNSVFEQMVALGESINEYSHSSASSFLSSSSSSGMPPSSPTTFSLDLGIVGVMFNVATRCRDPHIRRRAICVLRAAAVQEGIWNSVVVAAIAEKWIEIEEEGLGVVASCADVPSAARLSHVLPMFDVAQCSAQLFFSHPPQWDSGGVRREVLQW from the exons ATGTGCGAAGGGTCTGGGGAGCCAGCCacttcgccctcgtcgacctcgacggCTTCACGACCAAAGGCAATTGCAAGAGCACTCATCGCTCAGCCGTCTAGTGTCCATTCGTATAACTTGTTTACCTGTGACCAAGAGCGTCACTCGTTCTCATTCTTCCTGGCGAAGACCGCCCCGCAATTAGCCGGCGACTTCAAGTGTGCCTTCTGGGAACGTCTCCTGCTACAATCCACTCATCATGAGCCAGCTATTCGCCATCTTACAGTCGCCTTAGGTTCATTGCACCAGCACTTCGAGCTCAACGTAGGCAACCCCTTCCGCTCCGGTGCGCTAGCCGTCCATAGCTCCTTCGCTCTGCGCCAGTACTTGCGCGCCATACGCTGTCTAATGCCCGCGCCCAACAGCTCACAGCCCATGGAC GCCATGCGCGGCCATTACGGCTCGGCGATCACGCATATCACCAGTGGGCTGAAAATCCTCAGTGAGCTCCGAGCAAACACGTCCAGTGCCAGCATATCTGGGGTCTCGAATCTAGGGCGCACGTCGTATATCCCGACAGACGTCTTATGCGGGCTGTTTACACGTCTTGATAtgcaggccatggtg TCGGTCATTAACCTGGATCGACCCATCGTGTTTCACTCGCTGGCCGAAGCGCGTGAGATGCTCGAGATCTATACGCACTACCACCGGCAGCGCAGCACGGAGCTGCAAGGCAAATATAAACAAGCCAAACAAATCAATGTTGCTAGCCTATCAGCTGTCGCTTTGCGCGACATTTCGCTCTCCCTACTGAGGCGCTGGTCCGGCGCGCTAAACGCCTTCTTGCACAAGCACAGCGCCTCCCTCACGGACTGCGAGCGCCGCGGCGCCGCACAACTCCAGCTCCGTCAAATAGACTCCTTCATTGCGCTAGATGTCACCCAGACCACGGGCGAAGCCGAACCAGACGACCAGATTCGGTGGGACAGGTACAATTCAGTCTTCGAGCAGATGGTGGCCCTGGGAGAGTCGATCAATGAATATTCCCACTCCTCAGCGTCCTCTTTTCtgtcttcatcttcatcatcggggATGCCCCCGTCATCGCCGACAACATTTTCGCTAGACCTTGGCATCGTTGGTGTCATGTTCAATGTCGCCACGCGGTGTCGTGACCCACACATCAGACGGCGCGCCATATGCGTACTTCGGGCAGCCGCTGTTCAGGAAGGGATTTGGAACAGCGTTGTCGTGGCTGCTATAGCGGAGAAATGGATCGAGATTGAAGAGGAAGGGCTGGGCGTTGTGGCGAGTTGTGCGGATGTTCCTTCCGCAGCGCGGCTGTCGCATGTTCTGCCGATGTTTGATGTTGCCCAGTGCAGCGCACAGCTTTTTTTTAGTCATCCGCCCCAGTGGGATTCGGGGGGTGTGCGGAGGGAGGTGTTGCAGTGGTAA
- a CDS encoding uncharacterized protein (ID:PFLUO_007702-T1.cds;~source:funannotate): MSFGAPGGGATNIKPTPPERGSFPLDHEGECKHIIAGYLKCIKSNKGTNDEACRKLAKDYLACRMDKNLMAPDDFKNLGLEFDKNGTESTGKKD; this comes from the exons ATGAGCTTTGGTGCTCCCGGAGGCGGAGCGACCAATATCAAGCCCACTCC GCCCGAACGCGGTAGCTTTCCTCTCGACCACGAAG GAGAATGCAAGCACATCATCGCGGGCTACCTGAAATGCATCAAATCCAACAAAGGCACCAATGACGAGGCGTGCCGCAAATTGGCTAAGGACTATCTTGCCTGCCGCATGGACAA GAACTTGATGGCCCCGGACGATTTCAAGAACCTCGGTCTGGAGTTTGACAAGAACGGGACCGAGTCGACAGGGAAAAAGGACTGA
- a CDS encoding uncharacterized protein (ID:PFLUO_007705-T1.cds;~source:funannotate), protein MNVLGVFKIVLLLFIVITGWVVLSGRVSSIPDPYVSFHNSFAGSATSSNLYAIALFKVLNSYTGWSNAAYVLNEVRNPVRTLKIAGPVGLSICGVLYLLANVAYYAAATPEEIANSGVTVAGFFMGKVFGSAAERALSFGNVMTVTFAQARINQELAKEGVIPLPKFWASSWPFGSPSSGLLLHFIPSFIVIVAIPFGDAYDFILDLEGYPASVINFLVVVGLFYLRWKSPNVHRPFRVWWPVAFFFMVGQAFQLVAPFVRPPGGKGDTSLPYWLSSVVGIVILLLGVLYWFVWQKVLPTVGRYRLSPECEELSDGTTVVTYKKVK, encoded by the exons ATGAATGTTCTTGGAGTGTTCAAGATCGTCCTTCTACTTTTCATTGTCATCACTGGTTGGGTGGTGCTGAGCGGGCGTGTGTCCAGTATACCAGATCCATATGTCAGCTTCCATAACTCCTTTGCCGGATCTGCAACATCCAGCAATCTTTATGCGATTGCGTTGTTCAAAGTCTTGAACTCATATACGGG GTGGTCAAACGCGGCCTATGTCCTTAATGAAGTTCGCAATCCTGTCCGGACCCTAAAGATTGCCGGCCCCGTCGGCCTTTCTATCTGTGGAGTCCTCTATCTACTCGCGAATGTAGCTTACTATGCCGCGGCAACCCCAGAAGAGATCGCCAACAGCGGGGTTACCGTGGCTGGATTTTTCATGGGAAAAGTTTTTGGCTCTGCGGCCGAGCGCGCGTTAAG TTTTGGAAATGTAATGACCGTGACTTTTGCACAAGCCCGAATCAACCAGGAACTTGCAAAAGAAGGGGTTATTCCACTTCCCAAGTTCTGGGCTTCTAGCTGGCCATTCGGATCACCGTCGTCTGGTCTGCTGTTGCATTTTATTCCATCTTTCATTGTCATCGTGGCGATTCCATTTGGCGACGCATACGATTtcatcctggatctggaaggGTATCCAGCCAGTGTCATCAACTTCTTGGTTGTCGTGGGACTTTTCTATCTTCGATGGAAATCTCCGAATGTCCATCGGCCCTTTCGTGTTTGGTGGCCTGTTGCATTCTTCTTTATGGTTGGCCAAGCTTTCCAGCTGGTGGCGCCGTTCGTCAGACCAccgggagggaaaggagatACGTCTCTTCCCTACTGGCTGTCATCTGTTGTCGGGATTGTGATTCTGCTTCTGGGAGTGCTGTACTGGTTCGTCTGGCAGAAGGTGCTCCCCACAGTTGGAAGATatcgcctttctccagagTGTGAGGAGCTTTCAGATGGCACAACGGTTGTGACCTACAAAAAGGTTAAATAG
- a CDS encoding uncharacterized protein (ID:PFLUO_007703-T1.cds;~source:funannotate): MPMKLDGSCQCGGVTFTLQSQTPVPYQLCACSICRKVGGYSGSVNLGGLADSLKIITGKDLIKKYNGIKDRGTPNEEHCSSERNFCSNCSTMLWLWDHHWPELIHPFASAIDTELPAPKEMVCVMGGSKPAWVRWPEGKKSVHELYNDSGDSLEGWHKRHGQFVE, encoded by the exons ATGCCAAT GAAACTCGACGGCAGCTGCCAATGCGGCGGCGTAACATTCACCCTCCAGTCCCAAACCCCAGTGCCCTACCAGCTCTGTGCATGCAGCATCTGTCGCAAAGTAGGCGGATACAGCGGCAGCGTGAACCTAGGCGGCCTCGCCGACAGCCTGAAGATCATCACGGGCAAAGACCTCATCAA GAAATACAACGGCATCAAAGACCGCGGCACACCAAATGAAGAGCACTGCTCCTCTGAGCGGAACTTCTGTTCCAACTGCAGCACCATGCTGTGGCTGTGGGATCACCACTGGCCCGAACTGATCCACCCGTTTGCGTCCGCCATTGATACCGAGCTGCCCGCCCCGAAGGAGATGGTGTGTGTCATGGGCGGGTCGAAGCCGGCGTGGGTGCGGTGGCcggaggggaagaagagtgtgCATGAGCTCTACAATGACTCGGGAGATAGTCTGGAGGGGTGGCATAAGAGGCATGGCCAGTTTGTGGAGTAG
- a CDS encoding uncharacterized protein (ID:PFLUO_007704-T1.cds;~source:funannotate) encodes MPTKCKLNTGAEIPSIGFGTWQDEHAQEDAVVEAIKAGYRHIDTARVYCTEKAVGQAIKKSGVPRKEIFVTTKLWNNKHHPDDVAGALQMSLDDLGMDYVDLYLMHWPVAWKRGEDLFPKQDGKFIMENIDYIDTYKAMEKLLKTGKTKAIGVSNFSKAEMERLVQNTSVVPAAHQMECHPWLQQHDFTAWHQAKGIHVTHYSPFGNQNAIYTGKGDAGKLIDEPVLAEIGKKYNKSAPQVALAWGVTLGHSVLPKSKTPSRIKSNLEADFKLSPDDMKKIQGINKKLRFNDSSSDFGRDFFTDLEGKS; translated from the exons ATGCCCACCAAATGCAAGCTCAACACCGGAGCCGAGATTCCCTCCATCGGATTCGGCACCTGGCAGGATGAGCACGCCCAGGAAGATGCAGTGGTAGAGGCAATCAAGGCAGGCTACAGACACATAGATACTGCGCGGGT CTACTGCACCGAAAAGGCCGTGGGCCAGGCTATCAAGAAAAGCGGCGTGCCGCGCAAAGAGATCTTTGTGACGACAAAACTCTGGAACAACAAGCACCATCCGGACGACGTGGCCGGGGCCTTGCAGATGTCtctggatgatctgggcATGGACTACGTTGACCTGTACTTGATGCATTGGCCCGTCGCCTGGAAGCGTGGTGAGGATCTATTCCCGAAACAGGATGGGAAATTTATCATGGAGAATATCGACTATATCGAT ACCTacaaggccatggagaaacTGCTGAAAACTGGCAAGACTAAGGCTATCGGTGTGTCAAACTTCTCCAAAGCCGAAATGGAGCGGCTGGTGCAGAACACCTCGGTCGTACCAGCTGCCCATCAGATGGAGTGTCATCCGTGGCTGCAACAACATGATTTCACAGCATGGCATCAGGCCAAGGGAATCCATGTCACGCACTACTCTCCATTCGGGAACCAGAACGCCATCTACACTGGCAAAGGCGATGCTGGCAAGCTAATCGATGAGCCTGTGCTGGCGGAGATAGGCAAGAAATACAACAAGTCTGCGCCGCAGGTTGCCCTCG CCTGGGGGGTCACGCTGGGCCACTCGGTGCTGCCCAAGTCCAAGACGCCCTCGCGAATCAAATCCAATCTGGAAGCGGACTTTAAGCTCAGCCCGGATGATATGAAGAAGATCCAGGggatcaacaagaagctACGGTTCAACGATAGTAGCTCTGATTTTGGACGAGACTTTTTCACTGATTTGGAGGGCAAGAGTTGA
- a CDS encoding uncharacterized protein (ID:PFLUO_007701-T1.cds;~source:funannotate), whose translation MSSIARPPDPCLVAIILIVRSRTGPRLVFHYPPNPLSENRLKTTTKGGRRISRARRRQGAKGTDSSSSDDSSVSSDEDEEERESHPGGSSMQGGRRASNFGLDDHASVTVSPAGVEPQRPGSLGSGRGSSMRKRTGASSDQEEDPGAASDRPDEGPGGSSRRPWESLLGLPGNVWEKLLSPSRSWHKRRFEIGINDLALMGWPVFVREDGSWRKQKRKKKKKSSAEWDGGELGHNEDTEGVPGVEKGIASPALGATTGPGADLPAASSEAKRTPSTSKVAKPPEGAVDSEDKDSMTMFNVVFVMDPPLLEYSMRVKEIYENIIKKFAKALKWEQARTDYVWKESQHILQVRRKARETKTSVNSLYSDLITQSSLARAIYTVYSSIAASKIASVSLSPDVSISLQIPPLTSTPYLAGPTDQAYPGLWLTTADNVTPIDDPGAADGSSAPHQVLAKHFALLFLDNEAAIIKDVETSGGAMAPALVHYIRCSKPTKSFAQISASSGISLATIQMLASHLVYWRRARAIPPIHQRDTYIVSPNCDLSKLEAATVAYQAAFPTLPTLPKMLAMLSGTPRPYSTLIPSKDHKEAYFAILAWLLRGGWVTQLRTFAWIKVSPEIKRAVESAIRKEEVDRYLAKSTANSLSTTDGQDDAYSDDDANSSSSSSLASHGSGDNTPMPGRYDARAQLRTSHKLLDRSTALRLSSLILSPHRASPLESRWLDEIVSRFPDQPGGPAEVLMSISPELAPKDLQTLLKMYWPTFLKYLNGYDALEKIPVRENLKRKLVWQVLLRLGLSGTSGPGELDAREQVLISFRHW comes from the exons ATGTCGTCCATCGCCCGGCCACCAGACCCGTGCTTGGTGGCCATCATCCTGATTGTGCGCTCGCGCACTGGCCCTCGTCTGGTCTTTCACTACCCCCCGAACCCGCTGAGCGAGAATCGCCTGAAAACCACGACCAAGGGCGGCCGGCGCATCTCCCGCGCGCGCCGCAGACAGGGAGCCAAGGGCACCGACTCCAGCTCGAGCGATGACAGCAGCGTCAgctccgacgaggatgaggaggagagagaaagccATCCGGGTGGGAGCTCTATGCAGGGCGGGCGGCGGGCGAGCAACTTCGGTCTGGACGACCACGCGTCCGTCACGGTGTCGCCCGCGGGCGTGGAACCGCAGCGCCCCGGGTCTCTAGGGTCTGGTCGGGGCTCTTCGATGCGGAAACGCACCGGCGCAAGCTccgaccaggaagaggatcCGGGGGCGGCATCGGATCGGCCAGATGAGGGGCCTGGAGGCTCGTCGCGGCGGCCCTGGGAGTCTCTCTTGGGGCTTCCGGGGAACGTGTGGGAGAAGCTTCTCAGCCCGTCTCGGTCATGGCATAAACGGCGGTTCGAGATCGGAATCAATGACCTGGCCCTGATGGGGTGGCCGGTCTTCGTGCGCGAGGATGGTTCCTGGCGGAAACAGAaacggaagaagaaaaagaagtccTCCGCTGAATGGGACGGCGGCGAACTGGGCCATAATGAGGATACTGAGGGAGTCCCCGGCGTAGAGAAGGGCAtcgcttctccagctttGGGAGCCACTACTGGCCCCGGCGCGGATTTGCCCGCTGCATCCTCAGAGGCCAAGCGCACCCCGTCTACCAGCAAGGTGGCGAAGCCACCAGAGGGCGCTGTCGACTCAGAGGACAAGGACTCCATGACAATGTTCAATGTGGTGTTTGTCATGGATCCTCCGCTGCTGGAGTACTCCATGCGCGTCAAGGAAATCTACGAAAACATCATCAAGAAATTTGCCAAAGCTTTGAAATGGGAGCAAGCTCGCACTGATTATGTGTGGAAGGAATCACAACACATCTTACAAGTGAGGCGAAAAGCCCGGGAGACAA AAACATCTGTCAACAGTCTCTATTCTGATCTCATCACTCAGTCTTCGTTGGCTCGGGCTATATACACCGTCTATAGCAGTATCGCAGCCTCCAAGATTGCGTCTGTCTCGCTGAGCCCCGATGTCTCCATCTCGCTACAGATCCCGCCTCTGACCTCCACGCCATATCTCGCTGGCCCAACAGACCAAGCATATCCGGGGCTCTGGCTGACCACCGCAGACAACGTAACGCCCATTGATGACCCGGGTGCGGCGGATGGGAGCAGTGCACCGCACCAGGTCCTGGCCAAGCACTTTGCTCTGCTCTTTCTGGACAACGAAGCGGCCATTATCAAGGATGTTGAAACTTCTGGCGGTGCAATGGCTCCTGCACTGGTCCACTACATCCGTTGCTCCAAGCCGACCAAGTCATTTGCCCAAATCTCCGCGTCCTCGGGGATTTCGCTCGCCACTATTCAGATGCTGGCCAGTCATCTTGTCTACTGGCGACGCGCTCGCGCCATCCCTCCTATCCATCAGCGAGACACATACATCGTATCCCCGAATTGCGACTTGAGCAAGCTCGAGGCCGCCACTGTCGCTTACCAAGCGGCCTTTCCGACACTTCCCACCCTACCAAAGATGCTGGCCATGCTCAGCGGAACGCCTCGGCCCTACAGTACCCTCATTCCCAGCAAGGACCACAAAGAAGCCTACTTTGCCATTCTCGCGTGGCTCCTCCGCGGCGGATGGGTGACGCAGCTGCGAACCTTTGCCTGGATCAAGGTCTCACCCGAGATCAAACGAGCAGTCGAGAGCGCCATCCgcaaagaagaagtggaCCGATACCTCGCCAAAAGCACCGCGAACTCGCTCTCCACAACGGACGGCCAAGATGACGCTTACTCGGACGATGACGCCAactcctcctcttcttcctctctcgCAAGCCACGGCAGCGGAGACAACACGCCCATGCCCGGCCGATACGATGCGCGCGCCCAGCTCCGCACGTCGCACAAACTACTCGATCGATCAACCGCGCTCCGTCTCTCCTCCCTGATCTTATCCCCACACCGCGCATCCCCGCTCGAGTCGCGCTGGCTGGACGAAATCGTGTCCAGATTCCCCGACCAGCCCGGCGGCCCCGCAGAGGTACTTATGAGTATCAGTCCGGAACTCGCACCCAAGGATCTTCAGACTTTACTGAAGATGTACTGGCCCACTTTTCTCAAGTACTTGAATGGGTATGATGCTCTGGAGAAGATCCCTGTGCGTGAGAACCTGAAGCGCAAACTTGTATGGCAGGTTCTCTTGCGCTTGGGGCTGAGTGGCACGTCCGGGCCTGGTGAGCTTGACGCGAGGGAGCAGGTGCTTATCAGTTTTCGACACTGGTAG